In Leisingera methylohalidivorans DSM 14336, a single genomic region encodes these proteins:
- a CDS encoding DUF2059 domain-containing protein codes for MQLTLKPPAVLLRLLALLCFAAAGLPQTGLAADRERVEAFLEVTGFDVALDSIALSASSAPDMLGVDAGAFGNQWTELSEDVFDTAEMRSLALEILESTLDEEALDHAADFYASDLGQRLVRAENASHTVEDDAVKQLAGNRIISDLVKAGSERIAMYQRMVSAIDAAGTGVKALQQIQFRFLMAAAAAGVIELELDADGLRALMQAQEGELRLSMQASSLAASAYTYQEFSDAEVEAYVIALEEAPMQRVYELLNAVQYEITANRFEELAHRMADLTPGQDI; via the coding sequence ATGCAGTTGACCCTCAAACCCCCCGCCGTGCTTTTGCGCCTCCTGGCTTTGCTGTGTTTCGCCGCCGCGGGATTGCCGCAAACCGGCCTGGCCGCAGACCGCGAAAGGGTCGAGGCGTTTCTGGAAGTCACCGGCTTTGACGTTGCACTCGATAGCATTGCCTTATCTGCGTCCAGCGCACCGGACATGCTGGGCGTGGATGCAGGCGCCTTTGGCAATCAATGGACCGAATTGTCCGAGGATGTCTTTGATACCGCTGAAATGCGCAGCCTGGCGCTGGAGATCCTCGAAAGCACTCTGGACGAAGAAGCCCTGGATCATGCGGCAGACTTTTACGCCAGCGATTTAGGGCAGCGCCTGGTGCGTGCGGAAAACGCCTCGCATACGGTCGAAGACGACGCGGTGAAGCAATTGGCGGGCAACCGTATTATTTCCGACCTGGTCAAAGCCGGCAGTGAACGGATTGCGATGTATCAGCGGATGGTATCTGCAATTGATGCCGCTGGAACAGGTGTGAAAGCGCTGCAGCAGATTCAGTTCCGCTTCCTTATGGCTGCCGCTGCTGCCGGGGTAATCGAACTGGAGCTGGATGCTGACGGCCTGCGCGCTCTGATGCAGGCGCAGGAGGGCGAACTGCGCCTCAGCATGCAGGCCTCCAGTCTGGCAGCCTCTGCCTATACCTACCAGGAATTCAGCGATGCAGAGGTTGAGGCCTATGTTATAGCCCTGGAAGAGGCGCCGATGCAGCGGGTTTATGAACTGCTGAATGCCGTGCAGTATGAGATCACGGCCAACCGGTTTGAAGAGCTGGCGCACCGGATGGCCGACCTGACACCCGGGCAGGATATCTGA